A part of Microbulbifer sp. MI-G genomic DNA contains:
- the tadA gene encoding tRNA adenosine(34) deaminase TadA: MATPKDYGFMGRALELAEIAASLGEVPVGAVLVHNGEVIGEGSNRPIGDCDPSAHAEIIALRRAAARLQNYRLPNTTLYVTIEPCTMCFGALVHARVGRLVYGACEPRAGAVESHLRLGQMEFFNHKIYIESGIMAEEAGKLVREFFHDRR; encoded by the coding sequence ATGGCAACACCAAAAGATTACGGGTTTATGGGCAGGGCCCTGGAACTGGCAGAAATTGCGGCCTCGCTTGGCGAGGTACCGGTAGGGGCAGTGTTGGTGCATAATGGTGAGGTGATCGGTGAGGGTAGCAATCGCCCTATCGGAGACTGCGATCCCAGCGCTCACGCAGAAATTATCGCCCTGCGCCGTGCGGCCGCAAGGCTGCAAAATTACCGCCTGCCAAATACTACGCTATATGTCACCATCGAGCCTTGTACCATGTGTTTTGGCGCACTGGTACATGCGCGGGTTGGACGCCTGGTCTATGGTGCCTGCGAACCTCGTGCGGGTGCTGTAGAGAGCCACTTAAGGCTGGGTCAGATGGAGTTTTTTAACCATAAGATTTATATAGAGTCCGGGATTATGGCTGAGGAAGCCGGAAAACTGGTGCGCGAGTTTTTTCATGATCGACGCTGA
- a CDS encoding LexA family protein: MKRVSLYGCSIACGFPFPADDHKEPGPSLDEHLITNPAATFMARANGDSMQGLGIFDRDLLIVDRSLEPVQGDVVVVALDGQLVCKVLDRHRGRLLSANSQYPPIPIRQGQEFIVEGVVKASIRYHRLL, translated from the coding sequence ATGAAGCGTGTTTCCTTATATGGCTGTAGTATTGCTTGCGGCTTCCCGTTCCCGGCAGATGATCACAAAGAGCCCGGCCCTAGTCTTGATGAACACTTGATCACTAACCCCGCGGCAACTTTTATGGCACGTGCCAATGGTGATTCAATGCAGGGACTTGGGATTTTTGACCGGGATCTGCTGATTGTCGATCGCTCCCTGGAACCAGTACAGGGCGATGTGGTGGTGGTCGCCCTGGATGGACAACTGGTCTGCAAGGTGCTGGATCGCCACCGTGGACGCCTTTTATCGGCAAATAGCCAGTATCCGCCAATCCCTATCCGGCAAGGGCAGGAATTCATTGTGGAAGGGGTGGTCAAGGCTTCCATTCGCTACCATCGGCTTCTGTGA
- a CDS encoding ABC transporter ATP-binding protein, which yields MIKLENLTKSYRTPQGRNVLFKDVNASFPEGKNIGILGRNGAGKSTLLRIMGGIDYPDSGRVITNQRISWPMGLAGGFQGSMTGRENVAFVCGLHGVWGAGQRKVMDTVQGFAEIGNYFDAPIKNYSSGMRSRLAFGLSIAIDFDIYLVDEVMSVGDAQFKNKCEAIIAEKRKTSTFIIVAHAMPLLRKNCEVGIYLEEGRVKICKSMDEAIALYLKGGAPQQNSKTAS from the coding sequence ATGATTAAGCTGGAGAATCTTACAAAGTCCTACCGGACGCCCCAAGGGCGTAATGTCCTGTTCAAGGATGTCAATGCTAGTTTTCCTGAGGGCAAAAATATAGGCATTCTTGGGCGTAATGGAGCCGGTAAGTCAACACTGTTGCGAATTATGGGTGGAATTGATTACCCCGATTCCGGACGGGTGATTACTAACCAGAGAATATCCTGGCCAATGGGATTGGCCGGTGGTTTTCAGGGGAGTATGACCGGTAGGGAGAATGTCGCTTTTGTCTGCGGGCTCCATGGCGTCTGGGGTGCTGGCCAGCGCAAGGTGATGGATACAGTTCAGGGGTTTGCCGAGATTGGGAATTATTTTGATGCCCCGATTAAGAATTACTCTTCAGGAATGCGGTCACGTCTTGCTTTTGGGCTGAGTATTGCTATTGATTTTGATATCTACTTGGTGGATGAGGTGATGTCAGTAGGGGATGCCCAATTCAAGAATAAGTGTGAGGCGATAATTGCCGAAAAGCGCAAGACCTCCACTTTTATTATTGTTGCTCATGCGATGCCATTGCTGAGAAAAAATTGTGAAGTAGGAATCTATCTTGAAGAGGGAAGAGTAAAGATTTGTAAATCTATGGATGAAGCTATTGCTCTCTATCTGAAAGGTGGAGCTCCTCAGCAGAATAGCAAAACAGCATCGTAA
- a CDS encoding Y-family DNA polymerase yields MLALVDCNSCYASCEQIFRPDLRGKPVVVLSNNDGFVVARSKEAKSLGIGDLEPFFKIEHRLRLHQVAIFSSNYPLYGDISHRVMTTLRQFSPEVEVYSIDEMFLEFQGLRKPWLDYGRQIRQTLWRDVRMPVGVGIAPSKTLAKLANRAAKTLPGCEGVCALDAPEKWQWFQRRTPVDKVWGIGRRLSRRLAGFGVETAYDLAQANPKVLRRYSNVNIERTIEELNGVPCIPLEEQPPVKKQIYCTRSFGTKLSELQPIQQAVTLYASRAAEKLRAQQSLVKAIHLFLHTSPHEPNYYSRSTIVQMPYPTDDTRLIVQLAKEAIAGLYRPGRHFMKAGIGLVELVPGSLGQGDLFTSGQPAHIGRTMRVLDQVNQRFGRGTLFLGAEGVQKKWKMRQAYTSPAYTTRWGDLPEVVT; encoded by the coding sequence ATGCTGGCACTGGTGGATTGCAACAGCTGTTACGCCAGCTGTGAGCAAATTTTTCGACCGGATCTTCGCGGTAAGCCGGTAGTGGTACTCTCCAATAACGACGGCTTTGTTGTGGCACGTTCCAAAGAGGCCAAATCGTTGGGTATCGGCGATCTTGAGCCTTTCTTTAAGATTGAGCATCGGTTGCGGCTGCACCAGGTGGCTATTTTCTCCAGTAACTACCCTCTTTATGGGGATATTTCGCACCGGGTGATGACGACTTTGCGGCAGTTCAGCCCGGAAGTGGAGGTGTACAGTATTGACGAGATGTTCCTTGAATTTCAGGGCCTACGAAAGCCTTGGCTGGATTACGGACGACAGATTCGCCAGACGCTGTGGCGGGACGTTCGCATGCCCGTGGGTGTGGGTATCGCCCCTAGCAAGACCCTGGCCAAACTGGCCAACAGGGCAGCAAAGACACTGCCTGGGTGCGAAGGTGTATGCGCCCTGGACGCACCCGAGAAGTGGCAATGGTTCCAGCGTCGTACACCCGTGGACAAGGTGTGGGGTATCGGTCGTCGTTTATCCAGACGGCTGGCCGGATTCGGTGTTGAGACCGCCTATGATCTGGCACAGGCTAATCCCAAGGTCCTGCGCCGTTATAGTAATGTGAATATTGAGCGGACTATTGAAGAGCTGAATGGTGTCCCATGTATTCCCTTGGAGGAGCAGCCCCCGGTAAAGAAGCAGATCTATTGCACCCGCTCCTTTGGCACAAAGCTGAGTGAATTACAGCCAATACAGCAGGCAGTTACCCTATATGCCAGCAGGGCGGCAGAGAAGCTGCGTGCCCAGCAGTCACTGGTGAAGGCGATCCATCTGTTCCTGCATACATCGCCCCACGAGCCCAACTATTACAGTCGTAGTACCATTGTACAGATGCCGTATCCAACTGATGACACCCGGCTGATCGTGCAGCTGGCAAAGGAAGCGATTGCTGGACTGTATCGCCCTGGTCGTCACTTTATGAAAGCTGGCATTGGCCTGGTTGAACTGGTGCCGGGGTCGCTGGGGCAGGGGGACCTGTTTACTTCAGGACAGCCAGCCCACATAGGAAGGACGATGCGGGTCCTGGACCAGGTCAACCAGCGTTTTGGCCGGGGCACTTTGTTCCTGGGTGCTGAAGGTGTTCAGAAGAAGTGGAAAATGCGGCAGGCATACACGTCACCGGCCTATACAACCAGGTGGGGGGATTTGCCAGAGGTTGTGACATAG
- a CDS encoding putative RNA methyltransferase — protein sequence MIWQCPLCAKPLIPGKKSWHCSNRHSFDCAREGYVNLLPVYRKRCKEPGDSAQMLRARRRFLKAGHYRPLVEAITALLPQRPGRKLLDIGCGEGYYLRQLESAGWHGHALAGVDIAKFGVRMAAKSDSGAQFVVASSANLPVAPNSVDYLLRIFAPAPDSEMLRILKVGGYLLDVSPGPEHLWTLKGRLYKEPRKHPVPRVVKGLYPEVDLRCCFPLELRGCSAIADFLAMTPLAWKGNREARAALALQDRLTLEADFVVRRFINPAPK from the coding sequence ATGATCTGGCAATGCCCTCTCTGTGCAAAGCCATTGATACCGGGTAAAAAGTCCTGGCACTGTAGTAACCGGCACAGTTTCGACTGTGCCCGGGAGGGTTACGTCAACCTCCTGCCCGTGTACCGCAAGCGCTGCAAAGAACCCGGGGATTCGGCACAAATGCTGCGGGCGCGGCGGCGCTTTCTCAAGGCAGGGCACTACCGCCCGCTGGTGGAGGCGATTACAGCACTGCTCCCCCAGAGACCGGGGCGCAAGCTGTTGGATATCGGTTGTGGTGAGGGCTATTATCTGCGCCAACTGGAGTCTGCCGGTTGGCACGGGCATGCCCTTGCCGGTGTGGATATTGCCAAGTTTGGGGTGCGCATGGCGGCCAAGTCGGACAGTGGCGCCCAGTTTGTTGTGGCGAGCAGTGCCAATCTGCCGGTTGCCCCGAATAGTGTGGATTATCTGTTGCGTATTTTTGCACCAGCGCCGGATAGCGAAATGTTGCGGATCTTAAAAGTCGGGGGATACCTGTTGGATGTGTCCCCCGGTCCTGAGCATCTGTGGACCCTGAAAGGCCGACTATATAAAGAGCCGCGCAAACACCCTGTGCCCAGGGTTGTGAAAGGGCTTTATCCCGAAGTGGATCTGCGCTGCTGCTTCCCACTTGAGCTGCGAGGCTGTTCGGCAATTGCCGACTTCCTCGCCATGACACCACTCGCCTGGAAGGGAAACCGGGAGGCTCGCGCTGCGTTGGCGCTGCAGGACCGCCTGACACTGGAAGCCGACTTTGTCGTGCGCCGTTTTATTAATCCGGCACCCAAATAG
- a CDS encoding multicopper oxidase domain-containing protein: MKILFLWISCILLVLISLPVLSKRVEYTLVVDREPRSITGKTVQAITINSQLPGPTLEFVEGDYAVMHVENRMEKPITIHWHGLLVPNNMDGVPYVTNAPIMPGSAFTYEFPIKQSGTYWYHSHFGLQEQYGLTGSILIHPKERPPNAPADEIIMLADWNDERPEETLRKLKRDNEGFAIRTGNSQTLFGAIQAGTIGNVTKRNLYSLVNAEVSDIAYDRVITNGRKDWDVDQPAGRQVRLRVINGSTSTYFYLNYAGGPMTVIAADGQDIEPVELPRMLIAVAETYDILVTVPEGKSLEFRATNYDGSNHTSSWIGRGEKVYAPVIEKPNIYTYAANVGAELIQRIQKRHKSPGGMPKPDVRHITNIEGPILTGGDVQQRPPAPYQQLRSVTSTALPKHAPTRIVELMLTGDMKRYVWSMNGKTLSEDAYIRIRKGENVRFVLVNNTMMRHPMHLHGHFFRVVNGQGDYSPLKHTVDVAPMSTTMIEFRANEEKDWFFHCHILYHLESGMARIVHYEGTEVSPEIQAIRYKALEDPWYAWADIGLQTNMNTGFMITRNNHNDVFLTWESNWSNEYQATLGYYRFVNRFFSGFVGVNTDTDLAPHRTRAVAGFYCLLPFKINALLWADDRGNGRITISRELAIIDRFGLGFEYEYDSFSKSEYLVALTYWHSDFLSFAATYDNDYQGGVGVLLRF, translated from the coding sequence ATGAAAATTCTATTTTTATGGATAAGTTGCATTCTATTGGTATTGATATCATTGCCGGTGTTATCAAAACGTGTGGAATACACTTTGGTTGTGGATCGTGAGCCCAGGAGTATTACAGGAAAAACAGTTCAGGCGATCACCATTAACAGCCAGTTACCTGGCCCGACACTGGAGTTTGTCGAAGGCGATTACGCCGTAATGCATGTGGAAAACCGCATGGAAAAACCCATTACAATCCACTGGCACGGTCTTTTGGTACCCAATAACATGGATGGTGTGCCCTACGTAACCAACGCCCCCATTATGCCTGGCAGTGCTTTCACCTATGAATTCCCCATCAAGCAGAGTGGCACTTACTGGTATCATTCGCACTTTGGGTTGCAGGAGCAGTACGGCCTGACCGGCTCCATCCTTATTCACCCCAAAGAGCGCCCCCCCAATGCACCAGCTGATGAGATCATTATGCTGGCAGACTGGAATGATGAGCGCCCGGAAGAGACACTGCGAAAGCTCAAACGCGATAATGAAGGCTTTGCCATCCGCACCGGTAACTCGCAAACCCTGTTTGGCGCCATTCAGGCGGGAACCATTGGCAATGTGACGAAACGCAACTTGTATTCCCTGGTCAATGCTGAGGTCTCTGATATCGCTTACGACAGGGTCATCACCAATGGCCGAAAGGACTGGGATGTGGATCAGCCAGCCGGTCGGCAGGTTCGGCTGCGGGTTATTAACGGCAGTACCTCCACGTATTTTTACCTGAACTATGCAGGTGGCCCAATGACCGTTATTGCTGCCGATGGCCAAGACATTGAACCGGTTGAGTTGCCGCGCATGTTAATCGCTGTCGCGGAGACCTATGACATACTGGTCACGGTGCCCGAGGGCAAAAGCCTGGAGTTTCGTGCCACCAATTACGATGGTTCCAACCATACCTCCAGTTGGATCGGGCGGGGCGAAAAAGTCTATGCGCCGGTTATCGAGAAACCCAATATCTATACCTACGCAGCCAATGTGGGTGCCGAGTTGATTCAGCGTATCCAGAAGAGACATAAAAGCCCCGGGGGGATGCCCAAACCTGATGTGAGGCATATCACCAATATCGAAGGCCCCATACTGACCGGTGGCGATGTGCAACAACGTCCACCGGCGCCTTACCAGCAACTGCGTTCGGTGACTTCCACTGCCCTGCCCAAACACGCTCCTACCCGTATTGTGGAGTTGATGCTGACCGGTGATATGAAACGCTATGTGTGGTCCATGAATGGCAAAACCCTGAGTGAAGATGCGTATATCAGGATCAGGAAAGGAGAAAATGTGCGGTTTGTGTTGGTAAACAACACCATGATGCGCCACCCCATGCACCTGCATGGCCACTTTTTCCGGGTAGTGAATGGCCAGGGCGATTATTCGCCCTTAAAACACACGGTGGATGTGGCACCGATGAGCACTACCATGATCGAGTTCAGAGCCAACGAGGAGAAAGACTGGTTCTTCCATTGCCATATTTTGTATCACCTGGAATCCGGTATGGCGCGAATTGTTCATTACGAAGGCACGGAAGTGTCACCGGAGATTCAGGCGATTCGCTATAAAGCACTGGAAGACCCCTGGTATGCCTGGGCAGATATTGGCCTGCAGACCAATATGAACACAGGTTTCATGATTACGCGCAATAACCATAACGATGTATTCCTGACTTGGGAGAGCAACTGGAGCAATGAGTATCAGGCGACGCTTGGTTATTATCGTTTTGTGAACCGTTTTTTCTCCGGTTTTGTGGGCGTTAATACCGACACCGACCTTGCGCCCCACCGCACCCGTGCCGTGGCGGGCTTCTACTGCCTTTTGCCTTTCAAAATTAATGCCCTGTTGTGGGCGGATGACCGCGGCAACGGGCGGATCACGATTAGTCGGGAACTGGCGATTATCGACCGGTTCGGGTTAGGCTTTGAGTACGAGTACGATTCCTTCTCCAAATCCGAGTACCTCGTGGCACTTACTTACTGGCATTCGGATTTTTTGTCCTTTGCCGCCACCTATGACAATGATTATCAGGGGGGCGTTGGCGTGTTACTCCGGTTTTGA
- a CDS encoding ABC transporter permease translates to MGPRVQRTVWQIQRDVIHALLVREMKTRFGKWRLGYAWALLEPALHIMVLATVFSFLGREFYPGIPTMLFMLGGIAPFLFFSHCFSKSLATVASNRGLFNYRQLRPFDAVLSRVLLEFIIYLLSLIALLVVLAWCGVQAAFGNFLLLVEVNILFFGFCLGLSLVLCVVGERYPEFSKVLPVLVRPLYFISGVFFSLDQIPKEYHPYLIWNPLLHVIELTRQGLFANYHGMYASFQHLTFTAVGMLAFGLLVYRVSWRDLVRSQ, encoded by the coding sequence ATGGGTCCTAGAGTTCAGCGTACCGTTTGGCAGATCCAGCGCGATGTGATTCATGCGCTGCTGGTTAGGGAGATGAAAACCCGCTTTGGCAAATGGCGACTGGGATATGCTTGGGCTCTACTCGAGCCAGCACTGCACATCATGGTCCTGGCAACAGTTTTCAGCTTTCTGGGCAGGGAGTTTTATCCGGGTATCCCTACCATGTTATTTATGTTGGGAGGGATAGCGCCATTTCTGTTTTTTAGTCACTGCTTTTCCAAAAGCCTGGCTACTGTAGCTTCCAATCGCGGGTTATTTAATTATCGCCAGTTGCGTCCTTTTGATGCTGTGCTCAGCAGGGTTTTGCTGGAGTTCATTATTTACCTGTTAAGCCTGATCGCCTTGCTTGTTGTACTGGCATGGTGCGGTGTGCAAGCTGCCTTTGGTAATTTTCTTTTGTTGGTTGAAGTCAATATTCTTTTTTTTGGATTTTGCCTGGGCCTGAGTCTGGTCCTTTGTGTTGTGGGAGAAAGGTATCCAGAGTTTTCTAAAGTGCTGCCTGTGCTTGTGCGACCCCTGTACTTTATATCAGGTGTATTTTTTTCGCTCGACCAGATCCCAAAGGAGTATCACCCCTATTTGATCTGGAACCCCCTGTTGCATGTGATAGAACTGACCCGCCAGGGCTTGTTTGCCAATTACCATGGTATGTATGCCAGCTTTCAGCATCTTACATTTACTGCAGTCGGTATGCTGGCATTTGGGCTGTTGGTTTATAGGGTGAGCTGGCGTGACTTGGTACGCAGCCAATGA
- a CDS encoding RDD family protein codes for MSTSTRAAAFSDLPIAGVGRRLAALLYDLLILAGLIMVYGFVAIPVASVFGKLNCQPETLDYSPCVGGPLFQLGAVAVIAGYFFWSWRAAGQTVGMRAWRLMLANPDGIRLTWGQCLLRATAAPLSITCLGLGYFLAWARADKASWQDLFSKSQVRLLPKKKQ; via the coding sequence TTGAGTACCTCGACCCGTGCAGCTGCATTTTCGGATCTGCCGATCGCCGGTGTCGGCCGGCGCCTGGCGGCGCTGCTTTACGATCTCCTGATTTTGGCTGGACTAATAATGGTCTACGGCTTTGTCGCCATACCCGTGGCATCGGTCTTCGGGAAACTGAACTGCCAGCCGGAAACCCTCGATTACAGCCCCTGCGTGGGTGGCCCCCTATTCCAACTGGGTGCAGTTGCAGTGATTGCCGGTTATTTTTTCTGGTCGTGGCGCGCAGCGGGACAAACAGTCGGCATGCGTGCCTGGCGATTGATGCTGGCCAACCCAGACGGCATCCGGTTGACCTGGGGACAATGTCTCCTGCGCGCTACAGCGGCCCCCCTCTCTATCACCTGCCTGGGCCTCGGCTATTTTTTGGCTTGGGCCAGGGCGGATAAAGCCAGTTGGCAAGATCTGTTTTCCAAGTCCCAGGTGCGCCTGCTGCCCAAGAAGAAACAATAG
- a CDS encoding class I SAM-dependent methyltransferase gives MEEAAIPSRRLVTDRAIIDAVRACRPESVLDVGCGEGWLARTLATEGIEVCGIDGVPHLIDVAQRRAGKHQMFRLLCYENLCAKTLQRTFDLMVCNFSLFGDKSVGIFFREARDLLHPEGHLLVQTLHPLLCCGESRYRDSWRKGTWEGIEGCFADTPPWYFRTLSSWIRLFTDSGYALTTLQEPLHPDTGKPVSLILCGQLEP, from the coding sequence ATGGAAGAAGCCGCAATCCCCAGCCGCAGGCTGGTAACCGACCGGGCAATTATCGACGCGGTGCGGGCGTGCCGACCCGAGAGTGTATTGGATGTCGGTTGTGGGGAGGGCTGGCTAGCCCGGACCCTTGCAACAGAGGGGATTGAGGTCTGCGGCATCGATGGCGTTCCCCACCTGATCGACGTGGCACAGCGCCGTGCGGGAAAACACCAGATGTTTCGGCTGCTTTGTTATGAAAATTTGTGCGCCAAAACCCTACAGCGAACATTTGACCTGATGGTGTGCAACTTCTCGCTGTTCGGAGACAAGTCCGTTGGGATTTTCTTCAGAGAGGCGAGAGACCTGCTGCATCCAGAAGGCCATCTGCTTGTACAAACTCTACACCCCCTACTCTGTTGCGGCGAATCGCGCTATCGGGACAGCTGGAGGAAGGGCACCTGGGAGGGCATTGAAGGGTGCTTTGCAGATACACCTCCATGGTATTTTCGCACGCTGTCGAGTTGGATCAGACTGTTCACAGACAGTGGTTACGCATTGACCACACTACAGGAACCTCTCCATCCGGATACGGGCAAGCCGGTCTCCCTGATCCTGTGTGGACAGCTTGAACCCTGA
- a CDS encoding potassium channel family protein, with amino-acid sequence MIDAETAFAFVINCIVIAVVVLIHQTALNVLARIGQWHSLRYNVGLMIGVFGALLAHVAEIWLFAYSYYFMVNSPYFGTLIGNFNGSLLDCAYFSFTTYTSLGFGDIEPLGHLRFTAGLEALTGLMMITWTASFMFVKMQRHWEH; translated from the coding sequence ATGATCGACGCTGAGACGGCCTTTGCCTTTGTGATCAATTGTATTGTTATTGCGGTCGTCGTGCTGATTCACCAGACAGCCCTTAATGTGCTTGCTCGTATCGGGCAATGGCACTCCTTGCGGTACAATGTGGGGCTTATGATCGGGGTATTTGGCGCACTGCTGGCCCATGTGGCAGAGATCTGGCTGTTCGCCTACAGCTATTACTTTATGGTGAATTCACCGTATTTTGGCACGCTGATTGGTAACTTTAATGGCAGCCTGCTCGACTGTGCCTATTTTTCATTCACCACTTATACTTCACTCGGCTTCGGGGATATTGAACCTCTCGGGCACCTGCGTTTCACTGCGGGCCTGGAGGCGCTGACGGGACTGATGATGATTACCTGGACCGCTTCGTTTATGTTCGTGAAAATGCAAAGACACTGGGAGCACTAG
- a CDS encoding GMC family oxidoreductase — protein MSAQMVFDYVIVGAGSAGCVLANRLSADEQYRVCLLEAGPSDSSPLISMPLGIGYLLPGTRYNLHHYTEPQVHLLNRRLFWPRGRTLGGSSAINAMVYIRGNGEDYDAWEAAGNPGWGWRDILPYFLLAEGNERGSDAYHSGYGPLSVADLKWKTEAGQAFVRAAQSAGHRFNHDFNGGQQSGVGFYQVTQRRGRRCSAAAAYLHPVKRRPNLRICTRSPVARLILRGDRAVGVELISGKQILANKEVLLCAGAIQSPQILLLSGIGPQEELSKFDLLPQNHLPGVGKNLQDHLDITQVIEASAPVSFSESLWPKLQSALRAPEFWFLNRGPLTSNVAEAGGFASSTLANGCPDIQFHLTAAPLFQHGLIKKPGYGYSLHACALRPKSRGEITLDTHDPRALPRIQPRYLSEAEDLQVMLEAFEMAGDILSQEDLLRYQKRHWLPEQKLTNKAAIEHFIRQNAETIYHPAGTCKMGSDELAVVDAELKVHGVDGLRVVDASIMPTLISGNTNAPVIAIAEKAADLILQRTSPSLMQHIQLQETE, from the coding sequence ATGTCTGCTCAAATGGTATTTGATTACGTAATCGTAGGTGCCGGTTCTGCCGGCTGTGTGCTGGCCAACCGACTGAGCGCCGATGAGCAATACCGGGTTTGCCTGCTGGAGGCTGGACCATCCGATAGCAGTCCGCTGATTTCCATGCCTCTGGGCATCGGCTACCTGTTGCCGGGTACGCGCTACAACCTTCACCACTACACTGAGCCCCAGGTGCATTTGCTGAATCGACGCTTGTTCTGGCCACGGGGACGCACTCTGGGCGGCAGCAGCGCTATCAATGCCATGGTTTATATCCGTGGTAATGGCGAGGACTACGATGCCTGGGAAGCTGCCGGCAACCCCGGTTGGGGGTGGCGCGACATTTTACCGTATTTCCTGTTGGCGGAGGGTAATGAGCGGGGGAGCGATGCGTACCACAGCGGCTATGGGCCCCTGTCTGTTGCGGACTTGAAGTGGAAGACGGAGGCGGGGCAGGCATTTGTTCGGGCTGCTCAGTCTGCAGGACACAGGTTTAACCATGATTTCAATGGCGGCCAGCAGTCGGGCGTTGGCTTTTACCAAGTCACCCAGCGCAGGGGGCGCCGCTGTTCTGCGGCTGCAGCGTATTTGCACCCGGTCAAGAGACGGCCAAATTTGCGCATCTGTACCCGAAGCCCGGTCGCCCGCTTGATTTTAAGGGGAGATCGGGCGGTGGGGGTGGAATTGATCAGCGGCAAGCAGATTTTGGCGAATAAGGAGGTTCTGCTCTGTGCCGGGGCGATCCAGTCGCCACAGATTCTCCTGCTTTCCGGTATTGGCCCGCAGGAAGAGCTGAGCAAATTCGATCTGCTGCCCCAGAACCATTTGCCCGGTGTCGGGAAGAATCTGCAGGATCACCTGGATATAACCCAGGTCATAGAGGCTTCGGCCCCGGTGAGCTTTTCTGAGTCATTGTGGCCCAAACTGCAAAGCGCCTTGCGCGCGCCTGAGTTTTGGTTTCTGAATCGGGGACCACTCACCAGTAACGTCGCCGAAGCCGGGGGGTTCGCCAGTTCCACCCTGGCCAATGGCTGTCCGGATATTCAATTTCATCTCACTGCGGCACCGCTATTCCAACACGGCCTGATCAAGAAGCCCGGATATGGGTATTCCCTGCACGCCTGTGCGCTGCGCCCCAAAAGCCGCGGAGAAATCACCCTGGATACGCATGATCCGCGGGCGCTGCCGCGTATTCAGCCCCGTTATCTCAGTGAAGCCGAGGACCTGCAGGTGATGTTGGAGGCATTTGAGATGGCCGGGGATATTCTCTCCCAGGAGGATTTACTGCGTTATCAGAAACGCCACTGGCTGCCGGAGCAAAAGCTCACGAACAAAGCTGCTATAGAGCACTTTATTCGCCAGAATGCTGAGACCATCTACCATCCGGCGGGAACCTGCAAAATGGGTAGTGATGAACTTGCCGTGGTTGATGCCGAGTTAAAAGTGCATGGGGTGGATGGACTGCGGGTTGTAGACGCCTCCATAATGCCCACTCTGATCAGCGGCAACACCAATGCGCCTGTAATTGCCATTGCAGAAAAGGCGGCGGACCTTATCCTGCAGCGCACGTCGCCGTCCTTGATGCAACACATACAACTCCAGGAAACTGAATGA